From Saccharomycodes ludwigii strain NBRC 1722 chromosome IV, whole genome shotgun sequence, one genomic window encodes:
- the DYN2 gene encoding dynein light chain (similar to Saccharomyces cerevisiae YDR424C | DYN2 | DYNein | uncharacterized intron close to the beginning of the gene) → SDDLKDKVLQIAEEALDKHQLEREIAAYIKKKLDEEEGALWHVIVGKNFGSYVTHEKGYFIYFYINNLAFLVFKTA, encoded by the coding sequence tctgatgatttaaaagataaagtATTACAAATAGCAGAGGAAGCCCTGGACAAACACCAATTGGAACGTGAAATTGCTGCctacattaaaaaaaagttggatgaagaagaaggtgCTTTGTGGCACGTTATTGTTGGTAAGAACTTCGGTAGTTACGTTACCCATGAAAAgggatattttatttatttttatattaacaatttagcctttttagtttttaaaactgcttaa
- the SNX41 gene encoding Snx41p (similar to Saccharomyces cerevisiae YDR425W | SNX41 | Sorting NeXin) codes for MEPSSGVSFVGLLHDNNASDEDNNNNNMMSDSRNNKTHEEIDFGNEHNDDDGYDDEEEEEEEEEEEDNNPYSGTNHMYASGIAAVLEERNDSVHHRYHNNNNNNNNNNNNEDYSSSTTTANNPSHEQLKDNYSQQLFGSNYATIKTNSGNIENYSNSIASTNSNNMNNHNDKDEGYIVSYADLKNIVSNSNDSTHNLPDGATGIGDKYRFPIQIIEAGQYRNSLGKYAIGYTISFNSQLVTRRYSEFDSLRQSLCKLLPTIIIPVIPSKHPLIKYFLNPLSAENDLKTIEKRKRLLTVFLNNCYSHKEIRDCVVFAKFLNPEYTWSKVLSSPPISILPTNTLLAPPLAPTKPSPLHLLLPVPSHIVLDPQYLTAADSTIDSPKFRKYEKFLHFYYENCRTIWKISKQEKHHYEQLTKSLAELGAYYNAFSLENHIFSTYKVTELSKGIEKIGQAIDISYVSTELLFVNFQKYLEEPVCEMLQLIEESEKILKFRKLKLTQFYIIDKTIIKRNKTLKQLENMDTDLSKIEETLAKNASESRTVAKVVENLKKQKIISSSKTTDGICLPKSDPTMKSHPFLASTNSRDDMIDANGALGPTGSNNAILTSETGNGNEDDNSNTTHSSRRSSVKTVHNENSNAIINNNNVSISSADVNDKTLSPTLEAQQVSPTCDTDSTDRLNQSTSSKDTILLKQEEERKREIIKLKTELEKLRDCFELIKKDMNEVNSSIDYELVTLFAYFDEKWDYMMRVLTKCILSWIKDSLDSWKNARELVNHI; via the coding sequence ATGGAACCATCCAGTGGTGTATCCTTTGTTGGATTACTAcatgataataatgctagcgatgaagataataataataataatatgatGTCAGATTCTAGAAATAACAAGACTCATGAAGAAATAGATTTTGGCAATGAACACAATGATGACGATGGATATGATgacgaagaagaagaggaagaagaagaggaagaagaagataatAACCCATATTCAGGAACAAACCATATGTATGCATCTGGTATTGCTGCAGTCCTAGAAGAACGCAATGACTCTGTTCATCATCGTtaccataataataataataataataataataataataataatgaggATTATTCGTCATCTACAACAACAGCTAATAATCCCTCTCACGAACAGTTAAAAGATAATTATTCACAACAATTATTTGGAAGCAACTATGCAACAATTAAAACCAATAGCGGcaatattgaaaattacTCCAATAGCATCGCTTCTActaacagtaataatatgaataaCCATAATGATAAAGATGAAGGTTATATTGTTTCCTACGCCGATTTGAAAAACATTGTCTCTAATAGTAACGATAGTACGCACAATTTACCAGATGGCGCCACTGGAATTGGAGACAAGTATCGCTTCccaatacaaataatagaAGCAGGTCAATACAGAAACAGCCTGGGGAAATATGCTATTGGCTATACCATTTCATTTAATTCACAACTAGTCACAAGAAGATATTCTGAATTTGATAGCTTGCGCCAATCGCTATGTAAATTGTTGCCTACCATCATTATCCCAGTTATACCATCCAAGCATCCCttaatcaaatattttttgaaccCCTTAAGTGCTGAAAACGATTTGAAAACTATTGAAAAACGGAAGCGCTTGTTGactgtttttttaaataactgTTATTCTCATAAAGAGATTAGGGATTGTGTTGTCTTTGCAAAGTTTTTAAATCCAGAGTACACTTGGTCTAAGGTGTTATCGTCCCCACCGATCTCTATTTTGCCAACCAATACATTATTGGCACCACCTTTGGCTCCAACTAAACCTAGCCCATTGcatttattattgccaGTGCCCTCGCATATAGTTTTGGACCCGCAATATTTGACTGCCGCGGATTCCACAATTGACTCTCCAAAGTTTAGGAAATATGAAAAGTTTctacatttttattatgaaaaTTGTCGTActatttggaaaatttctaaacaagaaaaacacCATTATGAACAGCTAACCAAATCGTTAGCTGAATTAGGTGCATATTATAATGCATTTAGTTTAGAAAATCACATATTTTCAACATATAAAGTTACTGAACTATCTAAAggcattgaaaaaatagGCCAAGCCATTGATATATCATATGTTTCTACTGAATTGTTGTTTgttaattttcaaaaatatttggagGAACCAGTTTGCGAAATGCTTCAATTGATTGAAGAATCTgagaaaattttaaaatttaggAAACTAAAACTAAcacaattttatattatagaTAAGaccattattaaaagaaataaaacgTTGAAACAATTGGAAAACATGGATACTGATTTATCCAAGATTGAGGAAACTTTGGCCAAAAACGCTTCTGAATCTAGAACCGTTGCTAAAGTAGtggaaaatttaaaaaaacaaaaaataatatcatcaaGCAAGACTACGGATGGTATTTGTTTACCAAAGAGTGACCCAACTATGAAATCACACCCCTTTTTGGCAAGCACAAACAGTAGGGATGATATGATAGATGCCAATGGTGCTTTGGGCCCCACCGGTAGCAATAATGCCATACTTACTTCAGAAACTGGGAATGGAAACGAGGATGATAACAGTAATACTACTCATAGTAGTAGAAGAAGTAGCGTAAAAACAGTACACAATGAAAATTCTAATGctattataaataacaataatgtcAGCATTAGTAGTGCTGATGTTAATGACAAAACATTGTCACCAACTCTTGAAGCTCAACAAGTTTCGCCTACATGTGATACCGATAGTACTGATAGATTGAATCAAAGCACCAGCAGCAAAGATACTATTCTTTTGAAACAAGAggaggaaagaaaaagggaaataattaaattaaaaacagaGTTGGAAAAGTTAAGGGATTGTTTTGAACTAATTAAGAAGGATATGAATGAAGTTAATTCCAGTATCGATTATGAATTAGTTACTTTATTTGCATATTTCGACGAAAAATGGGATTATATGATGAGAGTTTTAACCAAATGTATTTTATCGTGGATCAAAGATTCTTTAGATTCTTGGAAAAATGCAAGAGAATTGGTCAATCATATTTAG
- the RPN9 gene encoding proteasome regulatory particle lid subunit RPN9 (similar to Saccharomyces cerevisiae YDR427W | RPN9 | Regulatory Particle Non-ATPase), whose product MDAQMLNVLTAIRLQIEDSDISSMFFELADFYEQKLWNQLTTGLKIVFHSETCSSEIKLSLFTQFVWNCVDKLNQLQVVDFLLCSLVGNENYEDNLGYLNNLMEKFKEIDSKKKRNDGFKTHENGELLIRIEICRIYLKQNKIAEARNILDEVSQILDENNDTLPLRIISAYYSVSAYYYQTKSDFNSYYYNILLYLSSSKETKIPVVQEKEIAYNLSIAALLGDKIYNFGELLQHPIMENIDSDKTWLLEFLNALTLGDFDKFELISKQYVPQIEILANNESFLRQKICLMTLVEMVSAKNVRTLNFTEIAEATHLHRDEVEHLVMKSISLGLLKGRIDQVSELVLVTWVQPRVMNEQQILKMHKRLIGWHEQVHKLGKSIEARGKGIWV is encoded by the coding sequence ATGGATGCACAAATGTTAAATGTATTAACTGCAATCCGTTTGCAAATTGAAGACTCTGATATCAGCAGTATGTTTTTTGAGTTAGCTGATTTTTACGAACAGAAATTATGGAATCAATTAACTACGGgattaaaaattgtttttcataGCGAGACTTGTTCTAGTGAAATTAAACTAAGCTTATTTACTCAATTTGTTTGGAATTGTGTCGATAAACTCAATCAATTACAAGTTGTTGATTTTTTGCTATGCTCTTTAGTTGGTAACGAGAATTATGAAGATAATTTGGgttatttaaataacttAATGGAGAAATTCAAAGAAATCGATTctaagaaaaagagaaatgaTGGTTTTAAAACTCATGAAAATGGGGAATTATTGATACGTATAGAAATTTGCagaatttatttaaaacaaaacaaaatagcCGAGGCCAGGAATATATTGGATGAAGTTAGTCAAATTCTggatgaaaataatgacaCATTGCCATTAAGAATTATAAGCGCTTACTATTCTGTCAGTGCTTATTACTATCAAACCAAATCTGACTTTAATTCGTACTACTATAATATCTTATTGTATTTATCTTCCAgcaaagaaacaaaaataccAGTTGTACAGGAAAAAGAGATTGCGTATAATTTAAGTATAGCAGCCTTATTGGGTGATAAGATCTATAATTTTGGTGAACTATTACAACATCCAATTATGGAAAATATTGATTCTGACAAAACTTGGTTATTGGAGTTTTTGAATGCTTTAACTTTGGGCGATTTCGACAAATTTGAACTTATTTCCAAACAATATGTTCCACAAATCGAAATTTTGGCCAACAACGAATCCTTTTTGAGACAAAAGATTTGTTTGATGACTTTGGTGGAAATGGTTTCTGCTAAAAATGTTCGTACCTTAAACTTTACTGAAATAGCGGAAGCTACACATTTACATAGGGATGAGGTTGAACATTTAGTTATGAAGAGTATCAGTTTAGGGCTATTAAAAGGTAGGATTGATCAAGTTAGTGAATTAGTTCTAGTGACTTGGGTTCAACCAAGAGTAATGAATGAGCAgcaaattttgaaaatgcaCAAAAGATTAATTGGTTGGCACGAACAAGTCCATAAGCTAGGTAAATCTATTGAGGCTCGTGGCAAAGGGATCTgggtttaa
- the TIF35 gene encoding translation initiation factor eIF3 core subunit g (similar to Saccharomyces cerevisiae YDR429C | TIF35 | Translation Initiation Factor) produces the protein MSAVADIPERQIINNDDGTKTIISYTIENGTKYKITQKVAEIKVTEKVSATIAERKKWHKYGIEKDSKPGPDQSTTQIGEEYIFRLGPNWRQLNEEAEKKLDLERKSTVQSIKCRYCGGPHFSTKCPNKPKDGSVPTRKTAASVAAAAASNITSSTYVPPSLRRREADANAQGIDILEAKKREQEARTLRLTNLNESANKDDLVKGLLAPFSNSIEKAVVVENRTTGRSRGFAYVTFSTEKQAEVALDYVDGRGFMNLIIHADWSQPKDKK, from the coding sequence atgagtGCTGTGGCTGATATACCAGAAAGACAAATTATCAATAACGATGATGGTACTAAAACCATTATTTCTTACACAATAGAAAATGGAACAAAATACAAGATCACACAAAAAGTGGCAGAGATTAAAGTTACTGAAAAAGTTAGCGCAACCATTGctgaaagaaagaaatggCATAAGTATGgtattgaaaaagattCTAAGCCAGGTCCAGACCAATCCACCACTCAAATTGGTGAAGAGTATATTTTTAGATTGGGTCCAAACTGGAGACAATTGAATGAAGAAGCTGAGAAAAAACTCGAtttagaaagaaaaagtacTGTACAAAGCATTAAATGTAGATACTGTGGTGGTCCCCATTTCAGTACCAAATGTCCAAATAAACCTAAAGACGGCAGCGTACCAACTAGGAAAACTGCTGCTTCCGTTGCTGCTGCCGCTGCTTCCAACATTACTTCAAGTACTTATGTCCCACCAAGTTTGAGAAGGAGAGAAGCTGACGCAAATGCTCAAGGTATCGATATTCTAGAAGCAAAGAAGCGTGAACAAGAAGCTAGAACTTTAAGATTAACTAACTTGAATGAAAGTGCCAATAAGGATGATCTAGTTAAAGGTTTGTTGGCACCATTTAGCAATTCTATTGAAAaggctgttgttgttgaaaataGAACCACTGGTAGATCTAGAGGGTTTGCTTATGTTACCTTTTCTACTGAGAAGCAAGCTGAAGTGGCTTTGGATTATGTGGATGGTAGAGGTTTCATGAACTTGATTATTCATGCTGATTGGTCTCAACCTAAGGataagaaataa
- the MRPL39 gene encoding mitochondrial 54S ribosomal protein bL33m (similar to Saccharomyces cerevisiae YML009C | MRPL39 | Mitochondrial Ribosomal Protein Large subunit) encodes MAKVKSKTTVIKLISTALTGFSRQLAIKRGAPLVKQIRYDPIAKRHVLFKEAKKRKVAERKPLVWSRIQK; translated from the coding sequence ATGGCTAAAGTCAAATCCAAAACTACCGTCATAAAGCTAATATCCACCGCTTTAACTGGCTTTTCTCGCCAGCTTGCTATTAAAAGAGGTGCTCCACTTGTTAAACAGATTAGATATGATCCAATAGCTAAACGTCatgtattatttaaagaggccaaaaagagaaaagttGCTGAAAGAAAACCCTTGGTTTGGTCCAGAATTCAAAAATAG
- the SPT5 gene encoding transcription elongation factor SPT5 (similar to Saccharomyces cerevisiae YML010W | SPT5 | SuPpressor of Ty's) — MNSESPSVPSPEENENTHAPVIESNNENDNSIKNNEDESHKRTHDAMNEEIEKNNVGGESETLDPKNEGNGADDNNNEDEDDDEDEDDEDEEEEDEEEDTIHSKRQRRERNRYLDIEAEVSDDDEDEDEDEDELVREGFIAPSGEGGEEEVDDTGTNDRLHRQLDADRDKNTEEDAQKLAKEFRERYGRSSSAQYRAVAQDGYVPQRFMLPSVDTATVWGVRCRPGKEKELVKKLFQKKINLDKTMGKKRLKILSIFQRDNYPGRIYIEAPKQSVIEKFINGVPDVYIQQKLLVPVQELPMLLKATKSSDVKLEEGSYVRIKRSIYKGDLAVVDQISENNLEVMLKIVPRLDYGKSDEIDESTGKRRMKRPTLARRPPQQLFNPTMALRMDPENLYKRGDNSFTYRNDEFIDGYLFKSFKIQFLEINNIHPSVEELSRFGSKDGDIQLSAISQSLKKAQAARAIFQPGDRVEILNGEQRGSRGIVSTASSRSIVSIKLPQFPKTLEFPISSLRKIFEAGDHVTVVSGDNAGDAGLVLAIDNGQVTFVSDQTRENITITSNNLSKSVDSTPTSADYALHDIVELSSKGVACVIQAGHDIFKVMDDSGKVSSITKSSILNKINTSRVKVASVDYNGREIKIGDTVVEKVGARREGQVLYIHGQNVFILSRSLSENSGVFVVNTMNLESLVSKESAPSLDLSKMNPDVIAKMGPPKSATHEKQQQVRFGRDVAFGKTVRIRLPGYKGQLGIVKDVNGDKATIELHSKSKHITVDKRKLIYYNNEGGEGILYDELVNRRGRLPLSASSGGRGRNGISSGPSYVSNGLPTGPASMVTNNSIGAATPGWSGSSLGGGKTPAVNAGGATSTMGNGGASAWGGASTWGGASTWGGAKNSNVGGGSSAWGGNNGGTSTWGGNASTWGGGNKSAYGGASSWASNDGDGSVSTWGGRSSYGGNNSTWGGQTNSNGNGNTSAWGNKSAWGSSNNGINNGNNNRGGSSTWESG, encoded by the coding sequence atgaattCTGAAAGTCCTTCTGTTCCATCTCCAGAAGAAAATGAGAACACACATGCACCCGTTATTGAATCTAATAACGAAAATGATAattctattaaaaataatgaagacGAATCTCATAAAAGGACACACGATGCTATGAATgaagaaatagaaaaaaacaatgtaGGAGGGGAATCTGAAACTTTAGACCCAAAAAATGAGGGAAATGGCGCTGatgacaacaacaacgaggacgaagatgatgatgaagatgaagatgacgaagacgaagaagaagaagacgAAGAGGAGGACACTATTCACTCCAAAAGACAACGTAGAGAACGGAACAGGTATTTGGATATTGAAGCCGAGGTTAGcgatgatgatgaggatgaagatgaagatgaagatgaattAGTTCGTGAAGGATTTATTGCACCATCAGGTGAGGGTGGTGAAGAAGAAGTTGATGACACAGGTACTAACGACAGATTACATAGACAATTAGATGCGGATAGAGATAAAAATACCGAAGAAGATGCTCAAAAATTGGCCAAAGAATTTAGAGAAAGGTATGGGAGAAGCTCGTCGGCTCAATATAGAGCAGTTGCTCAAGATGGGTATGTTCCGCAGCGGTTCATGTTGCCCAGTGTTGATACTGCAACCGTTTGGGGTGTGCGTTGTAGACCTGGTAAAGAAAAGGAACTTGTTAAGAAGTTGTTtcagaaaaaaatcaacCTAGATAAAACCATGGGTAAAAAAAGgttgaaaattttatctattttcCAAAGAGATAACTATCCGGGcagaatatatattgaaGCCCCTAAACAATCGgtcattgaaaaatttattaatggtGTTCCAGATGTTTACATTCAACAAAAACTCTTGGTTCCAGTCCAAGAGTTACCAATGCTTTTGAAAGCTACGAAATCTAGTGATGTTAAATTAGAAGAGGGCAGTTATGTCCGTATTAAGAGGAGTATATACAAGGGTGACTTAGCTGTTGTTGATCAAATTagtgaaaataatttagagGTCATGTTGAAAATTGTTCCACGTTTGGATTATGGTAAAAGTGATGAAATTGATGAGTCCACCGGGAAGAGAAGAATGAAAAGACCAACATTAGCCCGCAGACCTCCACAACAATTGTTTAATCCGACCATGGCTCTAAGAATGGACCCtgaaaatttatataagaGAGGTGATAACTCTTTTACTTATAGAAATGATGAATTTATCGATGGTTACctatttaaaagttttaagaTTCAGTTTTTGGAGATTAACAACATACATCCGTCTGTTGAAGAATTATCCAGGTTTGGTAGTAAAGATGGTGATATCCAATTGAGTGCAATTTCACAGAGTTTGAAAAAGGCACAAGCTGCAAGGGCCATTTTTCAGCCTGGTGACCGGGTGGAGATTTTGAATGGTGAACAACGTGGCTCTAGGGGTATTGTTTCCACTGCGTCTTCTAGATCTATTGTTAGTATTAAATTGCCACAGTTTCCCAAGACTTTGGAATTCCCAATTTCCTCTTTACGGAAAATTTTCGAAGCTGGTGACCATGTAACCGTAGTCAGCGGTGATAATGCTGGCGATGCAGGTTTAGTGTTGGCTATTGATAACGGACAAGTTACTTTTGTGTCTGATCAAACAAGGGAGAATATAACCATTACATCCAACAACCTAAGTAAGTCTGTGGATTCTACACCTACCTCTGCGGATTATGCATTGCATGATATTGTAGAATTGAGCTCGAAAGGCGTTGCCTGTGTTATTCAAGCCGGtcatgatatttttaaagtcATGGATGATTCAGGAAAGGTTTCTAGTATTACCAAAAGTTCTATTCTGAACAAAATCAACACTTCGCGTGTTAAGGTTGCATCTGTTGATTATAATGGTAGAGAAATTAAGATTGGTGATACAGTTGTAGAAAAAGTCGGTGCCCGTAGAGAGGGCCAAGTTTTGTATATACATGGACAAAATGTTTTCATATTGTCCAGAAGCTTGTCTGAAAACTCGGGTGTGTTTGTGGTTAACACTATGAATCTTGAATCTTTAGTATCCAAAGAATCTGCGCCATCTCTAGATTTGTCCAAGATGAATCCCGATGTTATTGCGAAAATGGGGCCACCAAAGTCGGCAACTCatgaaaaacaacaacaggtTAGGTTTGGACGTGATGTTGCGTTTGGTAAAACAGTCAGAATTAGATTGCCAGGTTATAAAGGCCAGTTAGGTATTGTCAAAGATGTCAATGGAGACAAAGCTACTATAGAATTACATAGTAAAAGCAAGCATATTACAGTAGACAAAAGGaagttaatttattataataacgAAGGTGGGGAAGGTATTTTGTATGACGAATTAGTTAATAGACGCGGTAGATTACCACTATCTGCAAGCTCTGGTGGTAGAGGAAGAAATGGTATTTCATCTGGGCCAAGCTATGTTAGCAACGGTTTGCCAACTGGACCTGCTTCAATGGTGacaaataatagtattgGTGCTGCTACACCTGGTTGGAGTGGTAGTTCTTTGGGTGGTGGTAAAACACCTGCAGTTAACGCTGGTGGTGCAACATCAACAATGGGTAACGGTGGTGCCAGTGCATGGGGTGGTGCTTCTACATGGGGTGGTGCTTCTACGTGGGGTGGTGCTAAAAATAGCAACGTTGGTGGAGGTTCCTCTGCTTGGGGTGGTAATAACGGAGGTACATCTACATGGGGTGGTAATGCTTCAACTTGGGGTGGTGGGAATAAATCAGCTTATGGTGGTGCTTCTTCATGGGCGTCTAATGATGGAGATGGATCTGTTTCCACTTGGGGTGGAAGATCTAGTTATGGTGGAAATAATTCTACATGGGGAGGCCAAACAAATTCCAACGGTAATGGCAACACATCGGCATGGGGTAATAAATCGGCATGGGGTAGCAGCAATAAtggtattaataatggcaataacaatagaGGTGGGTCTTCAACTTGGGAAAGTggttaa
- the RAD33 gene encoding Rad33p (similar to Saccharomyces cerevisiae YML011C | RAD33 | RADiation sensitive), which yields MIISQQPSKTYKNQENSLKDTFSTMSFPKKNNTYKQSNNKRSNVIKDYSRVEKFLNPTNIPPQIEDEILNLYLEFSLESDMLLKDLSSFFECLSLPAVLYNKINYQNELCIENTQVVDFNRLLQVTYHLLIYVDNEPLIMQYWKLLVDYSQRKEQPSRFAEIEYKNQILGIKELQKINESINAHSITNDEDTNNQEPQILIKMLQCATRGKRSFITYIDFANLLGRIGLLRMLE from the coding sequence ATGATTATTTCCCAACAACCTTCtaaaacatataaaaacCAAGAAAATAGTTTAAAAGATACATTTAGTACCATGTCTTttcctaaaaaaaataatacttaCAAACAgagcaataataaaagatcaAATGTAATAAAAGATTACTCCAGAGTCGAGAAATTTCTAAATCCAACAAATATACCGCCTCAGATAGAAGATGAGATATTAAACCTTTATTTAGAATTTAGTCTGGAGTCAGAcatgttattaaaagatctttcttcattttttgaatGCTTATCTTTACCAGCAGTACtttataacaaaattaattaccaaAATGAACTATGCATTGAAAACACACAAGTAGTTGATTTTAATAGATTATTGCAAGTAACTTATCATTTGTTAATATATGTAGATAATGAACCCTTGATAATGCAATATTGGAAATTATTAGTCGATTATTCTCAGAGGAAGGAGCAGCCTTCTAGATTTGCTGAAattgaatataaaaacCAAATTTTAGGCATTAaagaattacaaaaaataaatgaatcaATAAACGCTCACAGCATTACTAACGATGAGGACACAAATAATCAAGAGCCTCAAATTTTGATTAAAATGCTACAATGTGCAACAAGAGGTAAAAGGTCATTCATAACGTATATCGACTTTGCAAATTTATTAGGTAGAATTGGGCTATTAAGAATGTTGGAATAA
- the ERV25 gene encoding Erv25p (similar to Saccharomyces cerevisiae YML012W | ERV25 | ER Vesicle) translates to MLFQYFYFLFSIFITVITGLRFELQAKETPDPYCIRDFVSEGQLVVVDVESDGRLGDGQVLNMVIRDTVGNEYRRKKDLVGEFRIAFNAPSNAAFDVCFENLLKVKGKVMTRNIELDIEIGSQARDWNKIQANEKLKPVEVELRRIEELTDEIVDELHYLKAREERLRDTNESTNRRVQNFSVAIIFLLLALGVWQINYLRYYFRAKHII, encoded by the coding sequence ATGTTGTTTCagtatttctattttctgttttcaattttcaTTACTGTCATAACAGGCTTACGTTTTGAATTACAAGCCAAAGAAACTCCAGACCCATATTGTATTCGTGACTTTGTTTCTGAAGGCCAATTGGTCGTTGTAGATGTTGAATCTGATGGTCGTTTAGGCGATGGACAAGTGTTGAATATGGTTATTCGTGATACTGTTGGAAACGAATACAGGAGAAAGAAAGATTTAGTTGGAGAATTTCGTATTGCATTCAATGCACCATCAAACGCGGCATTTGATGTCTGTTTTGAAAACTTGTTAAAAGTTAAGGGTAAAGTTATGACCAGAAACATAGAATTAGATATCGAAATAGGTTCTCAAGCTCGTGACTGGAATAAGATTCAAGCTAATGAAAAGTTAAAGCCAGTGGAGGTTGAGTTACGTAGAATTGAAGAATTAACCGATGAAATAGTTGATGAACtacattatttaaaagCTAGAGAGGAAAGATTAAGAGATACAAACGAAAGTACCAATAGAAGGGTCCAGAATTTTTCTGTAGCTATcatctttttattactgGCTTTGGGAGTTTGGCAAATCAACTATTTACGCTATTATTTCAGGGCAAAACACATTATttag